In Mangrovivirga cuniculi, the following proteins share a genomic window:
- a CDS encoding NFACT RNA binding domain-containing protein, whose protein sequence is MHLTAYFISVQANELDNYFRGSEEHLYMAECYSQNKDEVIFGFANSSTELYIKASFNPKYSFLSFHSNQSRANRNSVELFTELLDKQVEGVSEINNERAFTIDFTGGYRLLFKLFGNRSNIILYKEKELISLFRNDLQADKDLSLADLGTVLDLSTEGIIDRLEDGKPPIVLWDKDILKVFKKRIQGIEEINDQAEIALSLHDELSEAEEYSVIFDPEKSNYILSLLDPKHYENDNVKFSTRDPLEASTKLFYSFIGIFALSELKKKINSYIDKRLKQTRSYIKKSEKRLEYLEGEARFRQFGDIIMANMHNISPGIKKVELQDFYNNNEMVEIPLKKGLSPQKNAENYYRKAKNQEKEIEMLLEKIEESNERIDELDSLKKFVQNENDLKALKKTVKNLGLDSRGRQTEIIKPYKPYEKDGFQIWVGKNASSNDELSLKYGYKEDLWLHAKDVPGSHVLIKHQSGREIPKTVIEFAAALAAKYSKRKNDTLCPVIVTPKKYIRKVKGSPAGAVMVDKEEAVLMIEPAP, encoded by the coding sequence ATGCATTTAACAGCCTATTTTATTTCAGTCCAGGCAAATGAATTAGATAACTATTTTAGAGGAAGCGAAGAACATTTATATATGGCCGAATGTTATTCACAAAATAAGGATGAGGTCATTTTCGGGTTTGCTAACTCATCTACAGAACTTTATATAAAGGCCAGTTTTAACCCTAAATACTCATTTCTTAGTTTTCATTCTAATCAAAGCCGAGCCAATCGAAATTCCGTAGAATTATTTACCGAACTACTCGATAAGCAAGTAGAAGGTGTCTCTGAAATTAATAACGAAAGGGCTTTTACTATTGATTTTACAGGTGGTTATCGTTTGCTGTTTAAATTATTCGGAAACAGGTCAAATATTATCCTTTATAAGGAAAAGGAGTTGATTTCGCTATTTAGAAATGATCTGCAGGCAGATAAAGATTTAAGTTTAGCTGATCTGGGTACTGTGCTTGATTTGAGTACAGAAGGAATCATTGATAGGTTAGAAGACGGAAAGCCCCCGATCGTTTTATGGGATAAGGATATATTAAAGGTATTTAAAAAAAGAATTCAGGGTATTGAAGAGATTAATGACCAGGCCGAAATTGCCTTATCATTACATGATGAACTTTCGGAGGCTGAAGAATATTCTGTAATTTTCGATCCTGAAAAATCAAATTACATTCTTTCTTTGTTAGATCCGAAGCATTACGAAAATGATAATGTAAAATTTTCTACCAGGGATCCACTTGAAGCATCAACGAAATTATTTTATTCCTTTATAGGCATTTTTGCTCTTTCTGAGCTTAAGAAAAAGATTAATTCATACATAGATAAAAGGCTTAAGCAAACCAGATCTTATATTAAAAAGTCTGAAAAAAGGCTTGAATATCTTGAAGGTGAAGCCAGGTTCAGACAGTTCGGGGATATTATAATGGCTAACATGCATAATATTTCGCCGGGTATTAAAAAGGTAGAGCTTCAGGACTTTTACAATAATAATGAAATGGTTGAGATTCCATTAAAGAAAGGACTTTCTCCTCAGAAAAATGCTGAGAATTATTATAGAAAGGCAAAAAACCAGGAAAAAGAAATAGAAATGCTTTTGGAGAAGATCGAAGAAAGTAACGAAAGAATTGACGAATTAGATTCGCTTAAGAAGTTTGTTCAAAATGAAAATGATCTGAAAGCATTAAAAAAGACTGTTAAAAATCTTGGACTCGATTCAAGAGGAAGGCAAACTGAAATAATAAAGCCATACAAACCATATGAAAAAGATGGATTTCAGATATGGGTAGGGAAAAATGCATCCTCGAATGATGAGCTTTCTTTGAAATATGGGTATAAAGAAGACCTATGGTTGCATGCTAAGGATGTGCCGGGTTCACATGTACTAATAAAGCATCAATCGGGTAGAGAAATTCCCAAAACAGTTATTGAGTTTGCAGCTGCATTGGCAGCTAAATACAGTAAGAGGAAAAATGACACTTTATGTCCTGTTATAGTTACTCCCAAAAAGTATATCAGGAAGGTTAAGGGGAGTCCGGCTGGAGCAGTAATGGTAGATAAAGAAGAAGCGGTACTCATGATTGAGCCCGCTCCATAG
- the pyk gene encoding pyruvate kinase translates to MSDEIKFNKTKIIATVGPASNNKDMLRKLIKAGADVFRLNFSHGTHDDHRKVIQYVRELNDELDTHVALLQDLQGPKIRTQEIENGEVVIKEGDKLTITTEDIVGNAERIGTTYKDIVNDVKAGEMILIDDGKIELKVVSTSPTEIVTEIIYGGPLKSRKGINLPQSEVSAPSLTEKDKKDLEFGLEQDVDWIALSFVRKADDVRDIKEKISEAGRSARVIAKIEKPQAVANIDEIIEVTDAIMVARGDLGVEVVMEEVPTIQKSIVHKCNLMGKPVIIATQMMESMIENPRPTRAETNDIANAVMDGADTIMLSAESAAGKYPVESVTSMAKTISIVESRTESIYFHHTSYVRDESPTFVSDNLVLVACRLAKRTGAKAIFGITNSGYTGIRASCHRPKASIFIFTSNKKLLNVLSLVWGVRGVYYDGGPTTDETFEDQKKIIEKMGYVEKGDLIVQMASMPLEDKKRTNTLKIDMI, encoded by the coding sequence ATGTCAGACGAAATTAAGTTTAATAAAACTAAAATAATTGCTACTGTTGGTCCCGCCAGTAACAATAAGGATATGTTGAGGAAGCTTATAAAAGCAGGAGCAGATGTGTTCAGGCTTAACTTTTCTCATGGGACACATGATGATCATAGAAAAGTCATCCAATATGTTCGGGAGCTCAATGATGAACTCGATACTCACGTGGCTTTGCTTCAAGACCTTCAAGGACCCAAGATTCGAACCCAGGAAATTGAAAATGGCGAAGTAGTCATAAAGGAAGGTGATAAATTAACAATAACCACTGAGGATATTGTTGGTAATGCAGAGCGGATCGGAACCACCTATAAGGACATCGTAAATGATGTGAAAGCTGGAGAAATGATTCTCATAGACGATGGAAAAATCGAATTAAAGGTCGTTTCCACAAGTCCTACTGAAATTGTTACTGAAATAATCTATGGAGGACCATTAAAATCCAGAAAAGGAATCAACCTGCCTCAATCAGAGGTTTCTGCTCCTTCTTTAACCGAAAAAGACAAAAAAGATCTTGAATTCGGACTTGAGCAGGATGTTGATTGGATTGCTCTTTCATTCGTAAGAAAGGCAGATGATGTTCGGGATATTAAAGAAAAAATATCTGAAGCTGGTCGGTCTGCAAGAGTAATTGCGAAAATTGAAAAACCTCAGGCAGTAGCGAATATCGATGAGATAATTGAGGTTACTGACGCTATTATGGTTGCTCGTGGAGACCTTGGTGTTGAGGTAGTTATGGAAGAGGTTCCTACCATTCAGAAAAGCATTGTTCATAAATGTAATCTAATGGGAAAACCGGTGATCATTGCCACTCAAATGATGGAGAGTATGATCGAGAATCCTAGACCTACAAGGGCTGAAACAAATGACATTGCAAACGCAGTAATGGATGGAGCAGATACTATTATGCTTTCTGCCGAAAGTGCCGCTGGTAAATATCCAGTCGAATCAGTTACTAGTATGGCTAAGACAATTAGTATCGTTGAATCGAGAACTGAAAGTATTTATTTTCATCATACCAGTTACGTAAGAGATGAATCTCCAACTTTCGTAAGTGATAACCTCGTACTTGTTGCTTGTCGTCTTGCAAAAAGAACCGGGGCTAAAGCTATTTTTGGCATTACTAATTCAGGTTATACCGGCATCAGAGCTTCTTGCCACAGGCCTAAAGCCAGTATTTTCATCTTCACGAGTAATAAAAAATTATTGAATGTACTGAGCCTGGTTTGGGGTGTCAGAGGTGTTTATTACGATGGTGGCCCAACTACTGACGAAACTTTTGAAGATCAGAAAAAGATCATTGAAAAAATGGGTTATGTAGAAAAAGGAGATCTCATCGTTCAGATGGCTAGTATGCCTTTAGAAGATAAGAAAAGAACCAATACCCTGAAGATTGATATGATCTGA
- a CDS encoding IPExxxVDY family protein — MKKTKLEKSLIIDFKAVGISCTLKAYKLAWLLNKLLNIQLVKENDFQLESGNENIEICNYLYETPAGYLKLIENKAANHERVGNLFLIPELKQFDFLFLIKESDSFNADEIINKIKTLNEINFITPINYTQIKSKENLLF, encoded by the coding sequence AACCAAGCTTGAAAAAAGCTTAATTATTGATTTTAAGGCAGTTGGGATATCTTGTACTTTAAAAGCATACAAGTTAGCGTGGCTATTGAATAAACTTTTAAATATTCAATTAGTAAAAGAAAATGACTTTCAGCTTGAAAGCGGTAATGAAAATATTGAAATTTGTAATTATCTTTATGAAACACCTGCCGGATATCTAAAGTTAATAGAAAATAAAGCTGCCAATCATGAACGCGTTGGAAATCTGTTTTTAATTCCTGAATTAAAACAATTTGATTTCCTGTTTCTTATTAAAGAAAGTGATTCGTTTAATGCCGATGAAATAATTAATAAAATCAAGACCTTAAATGAAATAAACTTTATAACACCGATAAATTACACACAGATTAAGTCAAAAGAAAACCTATTATTTTAA